The stretch of DNA TTTTTGCGACATCTTGGCTTTTATTTTCGACCATTACAGTTGCTATATTATTTTCAGCATGGTAAATTCCGGGAATTACAGCTATCTCTTCAGTTAACGGTAATTCTCGTTCTACAAAGAAATCTCCATTCGCAATATTAGTAGGAAATGTTAAACCAATTTGTTCTCCAGCATTAACGCTTACTGTGTAtgaatctggatattttttcctCATGGGTATCGTACAGTTAGGAAATTGTAGTTTGTTTGATGAAGTTATATCAATATATATTATATCAATTTTCAAATCGCTCAGGGATTCGTACCCGATAAGTCCATCAAAGAATGGATGAAATTTGTAGAGATAAAAAGTTAATGGTAATCTTCCTTTAAAAGGCGAGAATTTTACAAATTGATCAACTTTATTAGTTCCATGTACACTTTTGACAATAGATGGAGTAGTGTACTCTATGGAAGCTGGGTCAATTAAAGAAGGatcaatataatttttgtttgccCCTGTATCAACAAGGAGCTTCAAATTGCCAAATTTTGTGTTTAATTGGATTGGAAAATAAttattgtttattatgtttctgGTGGTGATTCTGGGGAAACTTGAAAATTTATATCATCTATTTCTTCATTTACTGCTGGTGTATTTTGCATTTCAATTTCTGGTTCTGGTTCAGGGTCATTATATGACTGATCTGGACAAAAGGGGTTTGTTCCGTAGTTCGCATCGTAAAATTCTTGATGGTATTCGTAGGGATAATAAAAGTTTGCTTGTTCCATATTTCGTAGTTCGTTTGAGTTCATTCTACTGGAACCTGGTGAAAATGGGTTCCTGGATGGAAAGGGGACTTGATGAGGTCTCCTATTTATGTAGTCAACCTGTCTACTTCTTATAGACGGGTCTACTTCCATCGGTATTGGTTTAGGTAGTGGTTTAGGAAAGGTTGGAGGTGGTAAAAAGTTTCTTACGGGAACTCTCTGTGAGGACTGTGGATTATTGGAAAATTGCCTTGGATTTTGATTCTGATTAAATTTAAAAGGAGGAGGATTACGGAACGGTGTTAATGGAAGAGGTGGAGATCTAAATGGAGAGTTTTTGAAACTGGAATAAGGTTTTTGATATGAAACTGGTGTTGAAGTTCTAAATCCTTCTTTTGCGTAACCATAATTTTGCTCTTCAAGGTATAATCTGAGAGCGTCTTTCATAGTATCTGGTCCACGAGCTCTGATTATTGGCCCCAAAGGTTCCTTCAATCCGGCTAGGAATACTTTCAGCCCCATTTGTTGGTAAAATTCTTTTTTAGAGGATATTACTGCCTCGTTTTTCTCAGTAATGTTGAGATTATTGATCAGTAATGAAATTGTGTGTGAGACTTTACTGTAGAAGTCTTCTACATTGTGGGTTTGTGTACTTTTAAAAAGATCGCGAGTGAGAGACACTTCGTCTCGTCGGTCGCTATAGTGGGTGATGAGATTTTGTTTTATCTCTGCCCAATTCAAATTGGTGCCATAAAGCTCCAATATATTGTCGGCTTCGCCTGTGATCTTTGTGCGAACAGCCTGAATCCACACATTGTACACACACGTCCCCTCAACTTCATTGAGCAATGGCATTATGTTGTCAATTGCTCTTATAAAAGAGTTCAGCTTAACGGGATTTCCGTCGAAACAAGGTATATCCCTTATGATTTGTGGGGTCTGGAGTGATTTTAAAATCATCTCCGTTCTCCCAACGTTGTTAGCTGGTGCCTGAGGCACATTAGCCAAATGTTGTGCTGCTTGTGCAAGCTGTTCCGCTTGCGCAGCTTGGGCTCTAATCTGAGCAAGTTCTGCATCCCGGTTAGCCACATGTTGAGCTAAGTCTCTAATTTGAATTCTCAAATCCTCGATATGTTGCTCTTGCATGTTGCGAGCCATATCGTAacgtttatttttttggttAAAATTGTGGTAACACTAAGTATACTTTATTCCTTATTAATGGTTCACTTATTTTTTCTGTTGATAATTCACTTTTTTCTGTTGATAGTTCACTTTGCTAATAATTCACTCTGTCTATTGGTAATTCACCTTATCTCTTATAAATAATTCacttttttttggtaaaaataataaaaaagaacgCTTACCTAATTTCTCTTGGAGTCAATAATCCGTTGACTCTGAAGAAAATGATACCGATATTCCCTCGGTTTTCCTGCTGGATGAGGTGAAGTTTATGAGATGTTGCACTTCTCCGGTAAGCCGCCGTTGAAATTACACTTTACTTCACTCCAGCACTAcacgactgcgccagttaacgAATCGCGGACTACGgccgagtttttaaaaaaatgaaaacgaacTTCACTGTTCAACTTTCAGACCAATAATGATCGTCTTTATTTTCCGATACTTAATTCTACCCTACACTTCCTAAATGAATCTGCTGACCTATCAATATGATACCTGTCGATGCCAGTCCAAGGGTCGTTCGCCGTCGTTGTCGTTGCCCGGATGTTTATTGCTGAATTGCGTGACCTAGTTAACGTTGTTGTCCATCGGTGGaattctgctgatgctgcttgAGGGTAATGCCCGTTGTTCCGGTGTCAATAAAGTGCTAACTGCTGACGGGGTCCAAATAATGAATGTATGATGTTTGACGATGGCTCGGTATCGTTGCCAACTGGGGTCATGCTGGTGGATCCGTTGGTAACTTATATACCTCGAATAGGTGtaacatatttattctcacccgtttacacctattttcacgtgaataaatccatctatagctatagatctccctaatgtaaatccGCCATTAGTTAAccagtccagtcagtggttattttaactgactcgactaataaatataaatctgcctcttcattcaactgacttcaatccacgtTTTATGCCGGATTTACAATCATCCACAATCAGcgcgttttttttcttcaatagcgattattcgtcaaccaatcagagcaaagcgcgaaatcacccatgacagtgcgaaaaaaagatagaactctCCAAGCTTTGGCTGCGAAAATCGCGTTGCTTTGATAGGAGACACTATATACATCAGACAGGTGGAACAAAATATGCTTGATGGGTGGAACGATATATCGAAATAAATGTTCAGCTCTATACATATGAAACGCTTCATAAAGTGAGAGCAGAATCGATCACCTATTGCAAGCGTATTGCTCcataatcataattattttaacacatttttgttaatatttaattgaattcgttaatttttcaattattaataATCTGAAGTTTAtacttgcattcacatttctagCGATATGATTTTATTCCACCAATCTAGTACGACCTTGTCCATAACAAATAATGGCAGTATGATCAGAGGGACGAGGTTTGACAGACAGATTATGACAGCCTGCATTGTAAAGGAAGCATTactcccctaggaacgaaatgtatacccgcgtacgcaatcttatttctacatccatataaagaggaacgaaagcatgatttctgatgcaaaaaagaagttgccccatcaatggacggtttattgtttacccatcgtgaactcaatcCAGCAATTGacttatctaatgaaaaataacattttattaattgcgatagatgcgtagaaatattccctatcaattgaggcaaacatctttccgatccagtatcAAAATCGTCTAAAAAGAAGCCGAAATTGTTGGAACAATTCAAGCTCGACACATGTTATTAGTACCTGACAGCGAACTGAAAAAGACGATTTGACAAACTGGTAACTACGAAGTTTCGGGAAGCCAGCTTTTGCTAGAGATACCAAGACTCCGTAGACATTTGAAGGTCGCTGAAATTAATTCTAATGATGTCATTAATGAGATTGCATCGGGTGTGTTCATCATGAAGTGGGACTTCCAAAAATCGGTTCCAAACCTTACAGTGAATTTGAAGCTATTTCTAACCGTGTACGTTTCTGTGGCATCTTGTGGAGAGGCTTATCAGagttgaaattaattaaaaatttgcGGCCATACATGTTCAATGCGTTGAGCCACCGTCGTTATTATGATATATGTTATGTTGTTTACCATTAGACAGGCAATTTATCCAGCAAAACacgaacagtgaatatagtagaaaaaagtaaacaatttgacgattaaaatgagtATGTTATTTCGCTTTTATTAGCCACTCGTTTTCCCCCaaaacgcaacgagcaatcttgttGCCTACAAACGGGCGTTAGTTCACAATGTAAGTATtatgtattatgaattattatccatttaccgataattggcatttatcagttggcaGAATCGTTGAACGTTGACAGAGATTTAATTAGGTTGATGATCagattgttgtccaatcaattcgtgctcaattcagaATTTAACTGACTGCTGATTAAGAGgtttgaaatagaaatagatcATGATAGCTCAAAGaatcgcgatcttaatattatgttaCCCATATGACTTCCTTAGAAGTAATTACATTATTTTGCCCGCTTCAATTCCCTAAATTCACTTTCTTCATTCCCTTTTCTATAAATAAGAAGAACTTAACACAAGATGAGATCAATTTACTACAGCAATTACATGAGGGCACCCAAGGGAGCCCTCATGGCCATAGAATACTTAAggaagtattctagtctagaaattagcaaaaaaatccaaaaaaaatccttcatatttctgtagtttaggcgttcaaaaatataccctagaaaggacttatcgaaaatcctattatttaccgtgttagatccattttagtgatgcggtatctaacctggtacggccataacaatgaacttcaaacgcgtttttctcgaaactagttttaacaaactggcgtacacgatatctaaagttctactgaaccgattcattcagaatcagaatctgttcgatttttttgttgtttcagataaccagaaacgCTGGAATCGTTTAcgtcatggcacaactttttttgaaccacctcacttcatcagctcttgactattctagttataaatatttttattgaaagatAGATgagcaaataatgatataatggatggtaaaaacattctttgttttatttttacggagctcgaagaaacatccgaaattcgtgtctctacactagaaaaacaataaacatcacCTGGGTATAAAGTTATTAGAAACCTTTTCAAACAATGTTCCGAACAACGTGGCAACGtagtaaaaattgtttttttttatccataatatatttATGTAGTTATAGAATTATTAGACGATGGTTTGTATCTATGTAGATCTaagctatttagacttgtgttcaaAAATGCACTGATGAATGTTGACTCCTTGGTCTCTTCTCCATGATTAAATAAATATAAGTGTTGTAATAACTTTAATGTATTTTGTGCATATTTTTGAACatgcatataaaaaaataaaatagtgtcgAGTTCCTCGTGTCCATGTTATGATTGGGTTACGGATTTTACCTCATCTTACCCTTTTAAGGGTAgtggaagtgggggcatagtggtcaccctaaggaaaatgcccatttccagcgcccatataccgattcaattcccgtttctcgaagaatattattgtttaactcattgttcttaaagatagcaaacggcttttactataaaaattcaaaatagtacatttttcatcattagaaaaaattgtaaggagttgtatctaggacacgaccgcatattttcgacgtagaactacgcaattatattatgcaatccacttgtttaccacttcgaatattattttagaatgcatggaaatttttgtaatagattatgttcttcgttacaaataaatttgatgaactccttttacgtttgacatGATGCCCGGtacaccaaaatatgtgaacggaagaattgtcagaCGATCAAACGGTTCtcaaaccgcgaaagttcattcacctctagtatctgaaatggcgattttccctggcttctcagtttaaaagtacgttttagggaaatatattccggtctgcacaacgacaagcgagtgcaaaagtactcaacactagagacgtcggttaatcgttcgattaattcaaataatcgaatatctgcaattttatccgagtaattttgtatcgaataatgaaaaatcaaaatatgaatacatcgaataattatcacagtaatcgcgattaatgaaaaaggaaacaatttttttcaaaaaatacaatgCAAAATTTAAACTTTGTTTGTCGAAATTCATCGATTATGCTAAACCACTTAtggttgaagcataaaaataattccctgatggtggaggagactggggaaaagaattcagcgtctgcaggagtaaatagCGGAATAGAAGGATGTGATCTAATCTCCCGTACTAAAGTGGTAGtgttcaaattcagagtgccaaggaaaatacTAGTGgccaatgattctacaaaaaaacttcttttgaactagtagttatagggaccaagtagaaattttcaaataaatctgctatttcaacaacattcgaagaacaggtagttttgaacacaaaaaattgtatgttggtgcaattaaaatattttgcatcatttgcatgatgtgctcttttttcaatcgcccgcaaaaaaatcacgaaatggtaaatttatcaatctaCTGAATTACCATTCAAAAACTACTATTCTGCATATtctgcatatttttttttattataaatgtctgttcatctcgattacaagaaataaatattcgctcgattaatcgaattctgaaagacaattattcgaatgaatcgattatttggccccacgattaatcgataatcgaataaacgaaaaatttagacatctctacttaacaccaaaaaatacccccgacttgcatgtatatttgcaggtacattaattttgtagttcgtgttagggaaacacaactcAGTGGgcaaaaaattcccccgacttacatctttttacaaagcggattcccccaggcacattgatttagaagtctgtgttagggaaacacagcttggtggaaacaaaaatacccccgacttgcatgtatattcgcAGAGCGTATTTcctcaggtacatcgattttgaagtctgtgttggagaaaccgtaaatcgggccaatcaaaacttgacggtaaaggcgtttaaataacgcttgacattttacagttattcaattgttcatctcatggaaaataatattttattaattgcgatagacgcgtatttcctatcaattgatgcaaacatctttccgatcggtTAAGAAATGTTAGAGTTATAAGCATCCGAAATATGGGTAGGATTAGCACACCAATccgcagaataaatgtatgggaaaaaggttcttccagtttttctgaattgaaaccgtttagagattagcgaattgtaatgtatagcatatcaaacaaatcttagagaatttccgattcgattggtatgcaaatcatgagaattcgttcacagtgaaagtagttattaacgttaactttatttcataaaaacgtgacctgtattctgatttggcacccttcctgaaagacgtagttctacgtgaaaaaaagtgaaaaaacgaactttttttttgcttggtggtaaagtggtcacctgtggggggcaaagtggtcacccgcacatatcaagctaaatgggatagatttatgctttattttcgtccaaatttattcaaatgatatttgatatagtaggtacatataTGAAATAAGCCttgcctattcacctagagtctcaatttaaattttctattgcatacaaaaacgtagtaagaaacacataacgtttcgcataatgaggcttggtttagttcgagtggcatatttatccagtgtcaaagccacaaaaggatcttcttcaagagtagaatgtgatgaggtacatcagttttagtaaacagaacattgtaagttgttattcacctatgaccactttgccccaaacatcaaaataattgccatgctaattaatcgttgagattaaacaaaatatctgttcacctctcctagaatatgtgaacagtcgtccaagcTGATGATTTGTCCAGTATATCAGATTAAATAacctaaatttcacgagaaattccttagataccatgcgcacagaactacggccgaatggctatcgagagagtaatttctgtttttatttgtattttgacatacgacagctctactgaagtacagggtgactcaaaaatcattaaattcttcaaacataagctgactatcaatacggcatctatatcACATCTCATACtactatagtcaatagttatactaccaaacaagcaggtgaccactttgccccccatgaccaatttgcccccactacccctataagTTAACATAAGAGACTCCAGGACCTCCAGTCGATGTATCGAAAGAGTACAaattacagatttctgaacattgaaaaaactcaaactacTTACTGAAAACAaatacagtcctacgtcaagttctgtgcccctaggctcagacccatttactttttgaaaatgaaactgAGTTCTGCGCACAACTTGCTCAGAAGGAAGTTTCGAGTAGTTTTCATCATTGATTGCGTAAAAGTTtgtattttattaaattttatttctgcTTCGCTTTATAAAAATATGCTTGAACTGTTGCAACTTGGCATCCGTAATGATGGCGTTCACAAGCATCTGCTGATTGTTCTGGGGGTCGGCAGTAGTGCCCGTCACAGCTGCATTTTTGTATAACCAGGCCACCTCCTGGCTACCCATCGGTACTCGGACAACAATTTTCTGACGGCCagtgttttttaaaattttccgttCGATTTCTAACAACAGATCATTAATTCCAATTTGTGTTTTCGACGAGACCAGGTGTAGATCAGCGTACAGTTTAAGGTTACTGCGATCTTTAAGTTGATCAGTCTTGTTACCAACATTGATCACGTTATCACTGTTCAGTTCGTTGACACCGCTAGATCTCAACAGTGATGCTAGAGTATGCTCCACGTGTTTCTTCTGTTCGACGAAGTTTGTATGTGAGACATCCTGCACATGAACGATCACATCCGCAAGCATCGCATCCTCCAGCGTTGCCACAAAGCACTCTATGAGCCCGGTAGGAATATCAGACATGAAGCCAACAGTATCCATAAAAAGAACCTCTAATTGGCACGGAAGCACACCAGCATGTGCTGTAACATCCAACGTGGCAAACAGCTGATCTCTTGGCTCGAGAGATTTTTCCCCTGTGAGAGCTTTAATGAGGGATGTTTTTCCCGCATTTGTATACCCCACGACGGCCACAATTGGATAAGCTTTCTGCTTACGTTTGTTCCGTAGCAATTCTCGATGGGATCTGATTGTGGTCAGCTCATTTTTTAGTTTACGTTCACGCTGGCGTAGCATTTGTTTTTGGGATTCCGTGAGATAGACGCGGTTTGCAGAACATCCTGCTTCGTGTTCCTTCACCTGTGACCAAATATAAGGAATCTCCGCCATTGCTACTTGTAGCTTCGCTTCTGTGCTAAAGGCGTGCAAGCGTAAAATTTGTATCACTATCGAGTATCTGTCCATCACGGGGATTTTGAAATAATGTTCTAAAAATTGTTTCTGGCCAAATTTTAATgtacctttgctaatgaagaTGCAGGTTATTGACGTCCCAGAAGCACGCATAGCTCCGATAGCAGATTTAATTTCATCCAATTTTCCACTgccaaataaatgttttttgtcCAACGATTCTAGCGCAACCATCATACCATGTTCGACGCTCCATTTTGGCACAGACCGTACGAGTGCTTCGGCTTCCTGTAGTTGATGCTCCGGCTGACTGGCACTTTTCTTCGGTCCCCATTTTACATAAGGTTGAATAATTAGCACATTTTGTTCGCTTTGAAGCTTTGTTTGTACATGCATGACACTATTGGCAACCGCATCGTAGACCGCGTCCTCTAAATTTAGTTCATCTAGGCCTACCTCTCCATACGGATTAGCTTGTACTGCTGCGGCTTTGTGCTTCCCTTTGAAATCTTTATATTTGCTAGTATCAGTATACTTACACCTGGCCGCATTATTAAGCTTCGCCGAGATAGGAATCACTCGGTGTTGAATATTCCTAAACCGAACACTCAAATAAGTAGAATATAGTCTAACAAGGCTGGTCATTTTTAATCCGATTGATCGATTGTTTCTTCGTTCAATGCTGTATGTTTATTTTCAGCGGACATCCAACCGGCCTGGCAGGATTTCGTTCGATCAGAAGTTACTTTGTAGGATCCAGCAGATGCCACTAAAGATGATATAAGAATTCCAGTTTTATGTGGATATGGTAAATGTTTCGCTACAATTTTCTGGAGGAAATACGTCGCTGAAAAGCCTAAAACAGTGAAACGTTCGTGGGTACTTCTATATAATTTGTATTTCAAAGCATCTCACCAAGCGTGAATGTTGCCAGACCAGTAAATAACGCACGGGTCATACACTCCAAATACGAACTGAATCCCGGGTGTTTCTCTGCTTGTTCCTTCTTTAAGCGCCTTGGGTCGATCATTGCACCGGTAGTAAAAAAAATACGATGCGTTTTTGTGATGTAATCAATAGTATATGAACTATTACAGTATAAACACAAATCAGCTGATAGCTATCATTTGatggtttaaaaaaatacacgaTTAATTTATATATACGAAAACGAGCTTTGTTCAATTTgtgaaataattttgttttcgtagggTCCGTCCTCATACCACGTGGATAGGAAAAGCACgttttagacaccccctcccccGTTGAGCTTGGATATTTCGTATACCTCTCCccttgttgtccacgtggtcatTCCTACAATTTTAAAAACAatcaagaaaataattcaattgcGCTTAACCCATTTTGTgccaagtgttcgaaaaatcgaacagcaactttgatgatcttgtctttggaaagcaacaatatgctaatgtttttgcaccaaaagatagcttaatttattggCTACCACTTACACTTACaattacatttaattttgtatagctttattgggcaataaattcgatgTAATGCAAGTATGTccggaaggtgttttcaatttctgatgaaaaacccaataaaaaacaaaaatatgttattttttctacagcattactttgataaaagaacacatgaataaagaaagtatttacttattctgctcATTATCAAGTAAAGAAAACTttgctagtatttacttgaattcgTATGAATAACAGTTTACTTTACTGATTTCGTTTTCGGAATTCGAACATAgcttttactttgtcaaacatctgtcaGCAGATTGTTATGGCTTGTGATCTGCAAAGCAAGTATACTATCAGGTATATTACTCCCCGATTTGTCTATGCAGTGGTAGGCCAAAATAGTAAAAAGCAGTTTTAAGACCAACGATTGAATGTATGTCAAAGACTTATTTATTATAGaacgataaaaatatattcttctTCCTTCGACACCTTCAGTTCTGTTAATGTTCCGGCTTCGCGGGACGTTGAACTTCGATATTTCGCTGAAGTAAATTGAAATGGATCACAATAATATTAAAGAAACATAAAAACTAGTTTTACAACGCTCCACCTCTGGTTTTCCTATAGTTGGATAAACGTTCTTGttaaaaaattaccttttcgcGACTAAATCTATACAACTACTTTAAATTGTCGTCATCTCACTGCGCAGTTTGTAACTGTTTTGACAAACAAGTGGAAACTGAATGTTTGACGCGTCATACTACATGTTAATTTGTTTAACTATGAGTGCAAGAtggcagcattaaacataaaccGGATATGATATAAGAACGAATAAAAGTGGTTCAGACACAAAGTATGCTTATGAGCACACTTGATAattacgaagtaaatacttgataaatgttgttttattcat from Toxorhynchites rutilus septentrionalis strain SRP chromosome 3, ASM2978413v1, whole genome shotgun sequence encodes:
- the LOC129774043 gene encoding putative GTP-binding protein 6, which codes for MTSLVRLYSTYLSVRFRNIQHRVIPISAKLNNAARCKYTDTSKYKDFKGKHKAAAVQANPYGEVGLDELNLEDAVYDAVANSVMHVQTKLQSEQNVLIIQPYVKWGPKKSASQPEHQLQEAEALVRSVPKWSVEHGMMVALESLDKKHLFGSGKLDEIKSAIGAMRASGTSITCIFISKGTLKFGQKQFLEHYFKIPVMDRYSIVIQILRLHAFSTEAKLQVAMAEIPYIWSQVKEHEAGCSANRVYLTESQKQMLRQRERKLKNELTTIRSHRELLRNKRKQKAYPIVAVVGYTNAGKTSLIKALTGEKSLEPRDQLFATLDVTAHAGVLPCQLEVLFMDTVGFMSDIPTGLIECFVATLEDAMLADVIVHVQDVSHTNFVEQKKHVEHTLASLLRSSGVNELNSDNVINVGNKTDQLKDRSNLKLYADLHLVSSKTQIGINDLLLEIERKILKNTGRQKIVVRVPMGSQEVAWLYKNAAVTGTTADPQNNQQMLVNAIITDAKLQQFKHIFIKRSRNKI
- the LOC129776515 gene encoding transmembrane protein 141 produces the protein MIDPRRLKKEQAEKHPGFSSYLECMTRALFTGLATFTLGFSATYFLQKIVAKHLPYPHKTGILISSLVASAGSYKVTSDRTKSCQAGWMSAENKHTALNEETIDQSD